A portion of the Tachysurus vachellii isolate PV-2020 chromosome 14, HZAU_Pvac_v1, whole genome shotgun sequence genome contains these proteins:
- the ehf gene encoding ETS homologous factor, producing MVLYSGCSMSIPASVSVESQLPTSWSPHYNNPDVSMVSSGYASRLWSQDLHPQYWSKYQVWEWLQQTLDVHQIDAMSIPFNNFDLDGRQLCSMSYQDFTHLAGSVGPVLYQSLTDLKCCNQYGPSVDMFSQGYIKTELDDLPCSMLPYKEDPSFYATSEHFDTKTQFQPTTVMTSPAPCSPDPKRPHSRSHQVKKHNPRGTHLWEFIRDILLNPERNPGLIKWENRSEGVFRFLKSEAVAQLWGKKKNNSSMTYEKLSRAMRYYYKREILERVDGRRLVYKFGRNARGWRETEK from the exons ATGGTCCTTTATAGTGGCTGCAGTATGAGCATCCCTGCTAGTGTGAGTGTTGAGAGCCAGCTGCCCACCTCCTGGAGCCCCCACTACAACAACCCAGATG tgtccATGGTGTCGTCGGGTTATGCTAGTCGTCTGTGGTCCCAGGACCTCCACCCACAGTATTGGTCCAAATATCAGGTGTGGGAGTGGCTTCAGCAGACCCTGGATGTGCACCAGATTGATGCCATGTCCATCCCATTTAATAACTTTGACCTGGATGGAAGGCAACTATGTAGCATGAGCTATCAGGACTTCACTCATTTGGCTGGATCTGTTGGTCCGGTCCTCTACCAGAGTCTGACTGATCTCAAGTGTTGCA ATCAGTATGGCCCCTCAGTGGATATGTTTTCACAAGGGTATATTAAAACAGAATTAGATG ATCTTCCATGTTCAATGTTACCTTACAAAGAGGACCCCAGCTTCTATGCCACCTCAG AGCATTTTGACACTAAAACCCAGTTTCAGCCAACAACAGTGATGACTTCACCAGCTCCCTGCAGTCCAG ACCCTAAAAGACCCCACAGTCGCTCACACCAAGtgaaaaaacaca ACCCTCGTGGAACCCATCTGTGGGAGTTCATACGGGATATTTTGCTGAACCCAGAGAGGAACCCAGGCCTGATTAAATGGGAGAACAGATCAGAGGGTGTATTTCGCTTCTTGAAGTCTGAGGCTGTAGCACAGCTGTGGggcaagaagaagaacaacagcAGCATGACCTATGAGAAACTCAGTCGAGCAATGAG GTATTACTACAAACGAGAGATTTTAGAACGTGTGGATGGACGCAGGCTGGTCTACAAGTTTGGAAGGAATGCGCGTGgatggagagaaacagagaaatga